A portion of the Natronococcus sp. AD-5 genome contains these proteins:
- a CDS encoding MFS transporter has product MSEGVSRYRWRFVVAAALAAGLAGTYQFAWPVLRDPIVSESGASSVTIGTVFTVLVVTQTLAAFPSGWGRDRLGPRVPMLIATLFVVVGYAGVAIVPEVPELYLWFAVGGAGVGIAYNVAINTPAEWFRTRRGLTTGVVSMSFSLMSFALIPALRWGIRADYAATMLMLAAAAGVASLLAAFVLRDPAPGDGAGETAANGGTRPVGTDAPADPEAAVAWRAMIRTREFWLLYAAFVAVNGVGLMVLEKVVTYGSQLGFTGAQATAAAAVVALGQGLGVLVGGATSDKLGPKRTIAGSLFLAGIAVGGIVAAGRFGFGWAFVVFAGLVMFFRSPAFGILPGVVNERYGQTYASENYGVMLTAKLWGGVFGGIATSLLVVSVGWSAAFLVGAALALVVGAIALVAFHREAA; this is encoded by the coding sequence ATGTCCGAGGGAGTCTCCCGCTATCGGTGGCGGTTCGTCGTCGCCGCGGCGCTGGCCGCCGGCCTCGCCGGCACCTACCAGTTCGCCTGGCCGGTGCTCCGGGATCCGATCGTCAGCGAGTCCGGCGCCTCGAGCGTGACGATCGGGACCGTCTTCACGGTGTTAGTCGTCACGCAGACGCTCGCGGCGTTTCCGTCCGGGTGGGGCCGAGATCGGCTGGGGCCGCGCGTCCCGATGCTGATCGCGACGCTGTTCGTCGTCGTCGGCTACGCGGGCGTCGCGATCGTCCCCGAGGTTCCCGAACTATACCTCTGGTTCGCGGTCGGCGGCGCGGGCGTCGGCATCGCCTACAACGTGGCGATCAACACGCCCGCGGAGTGGTTCCGCACGCGACGCGGGCTGACGACCGGCGTGGTGAGCATGTCGTTCAGCCTGATGAGTTTCGCCCTGATCCCGGCGCTGCGCTGGGGCATCCGCGCCGACTACGCCGCCACCATGCTGATGCTCGCCGCCGCAGCGGGCGTCGCCTCGCTGCTCGCCGCGTTCGTCCTCAGGGATCCGGCTCCGGGAGACGGGGCCGGCGAGACGGCCGCGAACGGCGGGACCAGGCCCGTCGGCACCGACGCTCCCGCCGACCCCGAGGCGGCGGTCGCCTGGCGGGCGATGATCCGAACGCGCGAGTTCTGGCTGCTGTACGCCGCCTTCGTCGCCGTCAACGGCGTCGGGCTCATGGTCCTCGAGAAGGTGGTCACTTACGGGAGCCAGCTCGGGTTCACGGGGGCGCAGGCGACCGCGGCGGCGGCGGTCGTCGCGCTCGGCCAGGGGCTGGGCGTGCTCGTGGGCGGCGCGACCTCGGACAAACTCGGCCCGAAGCGAACGATCGCCGGCTCGCTGTTCCTCGCGGGAATCGCCGTCGGGGGGATCGTCGCTGCGGGTCGCTTCGGGTTCGGGTGGGCGTTCGTCGTCTTCGCCGGGCTCGTGATGTTCTTCCGGAGCCCCGCCTTCGGCATCCTGCCGGGCGTGGTCAACGAGCGCTACGGCCAGACGTACGCCTCGGAGAACTACGGCGTGATGCTCACGGCGAAGCTCTGGGGCGGCGTCTTCGGGGGGATCGCGACCAGCCTGCTCGTCGTGTCCGTCGGTTGGTCCGCCGCCTTCCTCGTCGGCGCGGCGCTGGCCCTCGTCGTCGGTGCAATCGCGCTCGTCGCGTTCCACCGCGAAGCGGCGTGA